From Alkalicoccobacillus plakortidis:
TAATTTTTTTCGACATTTTCATGAAAAATGCCGCTGAGTCATGACTAAAAGTAGGGCTAGAAATGAAGAATAATAAGTAATGAGATGTATTTCACCGCTGCAGGAGAATCCTACGCATTCGTCGGCACGACCTCAGCCTCCTCCGTGGAAATCCACACTCCACAGTCGGTCTGCCACGTGCTGGTCATCCAGGAGTCTTCAGAATCTCCTTTCACTATTTTTCTTATAAAAACAAACGATGAACGTTCCTGATTAAGGAATGTTCATCATTTTGGTTTGTCTATCTACTTTTATCCCAGTCTCATTTTACTTATTTTTTGGTTCCCCATAACGCTTCTCCATCTAAGGACATTAACGTAAAGGTAATGACGTATCTACCTTCATTTGGGTTATATTGATTTAAAAATACACCTTCAAATGTCTGTCCATCCATTTCTAATTCAGCTCGATTGTGACCCATTCGTTTCCACTTTCCACTCATATCGCCCGAAATTTTATTATTTTTCTCTAAAACGATGTTCTTGGGCATGTTAATTTCTGCAGTTATTTCTGATCCATGATCAATAACTTCATAATCACCAATAACATCTTTACGTTCTACCCTTTCTGTAATTTCTCCGGCATGTCGGTATGGCGCTACCATAGGCCAAGCCTTCTTGATTCATAAATAGTTGGTGAATCCGAAGCTCATGCATTTCTCCACTTTCAGGGAACCGAGTGTGAAATACAACAAATCTGTTGCCAGAGTCTGGGTCTACATATACTGAGTTATGACCTGGTGATACGTAACCAGAACTCGGATTTCCCTCTTCAAAGAGAAAATTCCCCATTATCTTATTTCCGAATCCTTCGTGATCACGACTATCTACTTTGTTTCGTACTGTCCCGTCATCTAACGAATCAGGAAAAACAGCAGCTTGACCTGCTCCATCTTCATATGGACCCACAGGTGATGTTGACCTGAATGTCCTCATCTGATAGCCGCCAGTCGAGCTTAGCCCTCCATATGTTGTGAAGAGGTAATAGTATTGTTCCTCTTCATCGTAATAAACGTATGGACCTTCAACAGAATGTCCATATCCTCCAAGCAATCTTTGTTCCAAAATACCGATCAATCATTCTCCCATCCTCTGTTACTCCATCCTCACCAGGATAGAGGCTGGCCAGTTGCAGGGTCTACTTCTAAAATAAATATTCCTCCTGCCCAGGAACCATAAGTCATCCATAGGTCTCCAGATTCATCAAAAAACAAATTAGCATCAATTGAATTAGTGAAAAGACGATAGTTGTAGCGCCCATCATCAGTGAACCATTCAGGGTTAGGCTCCTCCATTACACCTTCGTGAATTAAGTCAGAGATATTCGTATTTGCCCAATTTTTATTCACATCACTATTCTGGTCATAAGCATCATGATCATAAAATCCGGAATACATCACTGTATCCACATACTCAAATGGTCCTTCCATATCTTTAGAAACGGCGTAACCTATTGCAGAACGAATATAAGTCGAGGAAACACTGTAATAAATCATATAAGCACCTTCAGTTCCGTCCTCATGAACATAATGCTCATTCCAAATAACCTCAGGTGCCCACACGGCATACCCACCTCGACTATCTGCATCATCCTCTCCAGCCCACAAAAAAGACTCGGCCAAATTCTCTGAGAGATCACCGTAGATTGTGTTACCAGGAGTCGTGTATCCATTCGTATAATTCTCCCAATTAATGAGGTCGCTCGACTTAGCCCCATCTATATGAGAGCCTATTACATAGTACATATCCCCTTCTTTAACAATAGACGGGTCATGTACAGTAGCATTTTGAAATTCTTTTGCTTCCTCTTTTACATGATCATTCATCTTAGCCCCCACACTTTCGATGTACAAACCCAACGACAATAAACAAATCAACAATGTACAAACAATCCAACCTCTTTTTTGAGACAGTTTCATTGTTTTAACTCCCTTCACCGGTTTATGGAAACGCTTTCATATATATGCTATCATCACTAGCATATACGTACAACTACTAAAGTGATTTAAAATATACTCTTCCATTTTTAATGGTATTATATAGTTAAAAGTTAAAATAAGTATTTTCAAGGGGAATATTATGAGAAAAATCCAAAACTCATTACAGACATTTTTACCAATACAAGTTACATGCAATGCATCAGATTGGCAAGAAAACGGGTTTGAATTAACGGATCATCAAACAGGAGAAGAGATTGGCGCTTTTACTATTAACGACAAAGGAGAGTTAACAAATTTCGAGAGATTTTTGGAGCATACTTCAAAAGGTTCTCTAAAGAAGGAAGAATTACTAATAATAGCGGATCGCTTTATAGACACCTTTTACCCCAACCGAGGTAAGGTAGAACTTTCATCCATCTTGGAATTAGATGACCAATATATGATCGTCTATGATGAGAGAGATGAAAGGTATGGTCTATTTCTACATAACACAGGTTTTACTATAACAATTACACCGTCTGGGGAAATCACTTCTTTTAACGAAAATCGATCGGAGTATAAAGTAACGTACCCTGAAATGACTGTTACTGAGAAGGATGCTCTTGAGACCTATATGAAAACCCTAGATTTTGAACTCATTATACAAAAACTCGATCGAGAGACTTATAGAAATGGAGATAATCAGTACCATCTCACATACCATGTCATGGATTATATAATTGATATTCCTGTTAATGGTTTAGAACCGGTTAGTATCAGGGAGGAACACTTATTAGAACCTGAATTACTAAAGTCGAGACCTCAGACAAACCACACGATTTATGAACTTATTGGCATACACCCTGACTACATGCTAATAGATTCAAAAGTCTCAGAAGGAAAGCGCATTGAGATTTGGGCAAAAGACAAACCACTACACTCATACTCATTTGACATAGAAGAACTCGAAGAAGATGCGCTTGTTAAGCTAGCCTTTGATGACGCCTTAGGAACACTCACAGAAGCTTCGTTCCCAGAAGAACTAGATGTGAATGAAAAGAATGATATAGGAATCGAACGCTCTTTAGATATAGCTCTAAACATTATTAATAAAGTACATCCAAATGCACTAGAACATTTAAAACTAGAAACATTAGAGGATGATGAGATAGATGATTACTCGGAATCAGAAGACGATGATGAATATTTTCAAGAGGTAGAACCAACTAGGACTTTTCATTTTCACTACTTTCACAACGGCGTAAGAGTAGACCAACATGTGTCGTATGTTAACATAAGTAGACGTAGTGGAAAAGTTGTTTCTCTCTCTTTAGGTCTACCATCTGAAGAAACGTTAAATGGTTTACCAAAAGTCGCTGAACTCTCATTAGAAGAAGCTACATCCATTTACAAACAATACTTAAAAATGGAACTGTCCTTTGTTTGTGAATGTGGTGAAGATGAAGAGATGATCTATTCCCTTTCCTATCTGCCTTCATTTCCAAAAACAGAAGGACACGTTAGATCAATAGAAGCTGTTACTGGTGAAGCTATGTATATGGATGTGGGAGATGCTTTGTTTCAAAGATAAATAGACTGTTTTTCATATACTTAATGAGGTACCCTAGAAGACACTATTGTCCTCTAGGGTACTCTTTTTAAACAGAACTCTCACTACTAAAATAACTCCTCCGCTCTCTTTTCATTACAACTACATACAGCATAATTCCAAGTAAAAGAAAGCCTCCAGAACTTATCAAGCCAACTGGACGAATAGCTGTGAGTTCTGCCGCTCCACCCACCAAAATGATAAAGACGATAATGAGTGCAGATTCTATGATGTCAAATATACTGCTAAATCGGCCCATCATCTTAACAGGCACTTGATTTTGGTAGAACGTCAGAAAACCCGTATTTGTAAATATGCATGCAAAGCCCATGATGAACATACCTATCGCAGCGCTATAATAGTTTATCGAGCTATAATAAATGAGATAACCTATTGCACAAAATACCGTACCAAAGCCCATTAGGAAATTTAAAGCCAGTTGTTTTGAAAAGACAGAATTAATGATGGTACCTAGGATAATTCCCCCTCCAAAAATGCTTAATAGAAAGCCGTAATTCGTATCAGACATGAATAAAACATCTTTTGCAAAGACAGCTTCTATTGAATCAATTGCGGTCATAAAAACGACTGTTCCACAAAATAATAGATAGACCTTCACCACATAAGTGGACTTTCGACTGAACCTGAGGACTACACGAAAATCATCTTTGATCATTCTCCAGGTAATTCGTTCTTCTATTTCGTTCCTTTTTAATGAATCAACATTAGGTAAGAGTAGAATAACAAGTGAAGATAGGAGAAGAGCGACCGCATTTACATGAATCGCTGTGTACGGCGTGCCCATCCAGAATAAAAGACCTGCAATCATAGGACCTAAAAGTGTACCAGCTGAATCGATAAACCCACGCAATGCATTAAACCGTTGCCGATCCTTCTCAGGGATCAACTTTGTCATATAAACCATTGCAGTCGGTTCAAAAATGGCCGAACCCAAATTGATGATAAAGGCCAATACATATACATACACAAGTGAAGGCATAAATGGAATCAAGGCAATACATATTGCTCTGAAGACATCTAATGCAATCATCAGCTTTCGAGAATTCATCCGATCAATAAAACTCCCCGCCCAAGCATTTGTGCAAATCGCAGCAAGCGGTCCTAATATATAAAGTATAGAAACAGCAAGCGCCGACCCCGTTTCTTTAATCACAATAAGATTCAGGGCAATTAAATACACCCACCCACCAATATTAGAGACGCCAATTCCACCTAAAAGCAATAATGGATACTTCCACCTAAACATAGACACGCCACCTTTTTATTTGAATGTGTCGATCAAATAAAAAAACTCACCCCCAAAACATATTGTTTTGGGGGCGAGTATCCGTCGCGGTGCCACCCCATTTTACCTCTTTTATCACTAAAGAAGCCTCATCAAGTACGGCATGGTCATAACCTGCGATACTCTATCTCTATAACGGGAGATCCCGTTGCACCATCATGATTACTCTCATCAATCCGATACACAGCTCCAAGACTTGTTTCAGCATAATCCCTAACCCCTCCTTCTCAGCTCCCGGAGGTCTCTGTAGATCGCTCATA
This genomic window contains:
- a CDS encoding lipocalin-like domain-containing protein, encoding MVAPYRHAGEITERVERKDVIGDYEVIDHGSEITAEINMPKNIVLEKNNKISGDMSGKWKRMGHNRAELEMDGQTFEGVFLNQYNPNEGRYVITFTLMSLDGEALWGTKK
- a CDS encoding family 43 glycosylhydrolase, whose translation is MIGILEQRLLGGYGHSVEGPYVYYDEEEQYYYLFTTYGGLSSTGGYQMRTFRSTSPVGPYEDGAGQAAVFPDSLDDGTVRNKVDSRDHEGFGNKIMGNFLFEEGNPSSGYVSPGHNSVYVDPDSGNRFVVFHTRFPESGEMHELRIHQLFMNQEGLAYGSAIPTCRRNYRKGRT
- a CDS encoding DUF4901 domain-containing protein, with protein sequence MRKIQNSLQTFLPIQVTCNASDWQENGFELTDHQTGEEIGAFTINDKGELTNFERFLEHTSKGSLKKEELLIIADRFIDTFYPNRGKVELSSILELDDQYMIVYDERDERYGLFLHNTGFTITITPSGEITSFNENRSEYKVTYPEMTVTEKDALETYMKTLDFELIIQKLDRETYRNGDNQYHLTYHVMDYIIDIPVNGLEPVSIREEHLLEPELLKSRPQTNHTIYELIGIHPDYMLIDSKVSEGKRIEIWAKDKPLHSYSFDIEELEEDALVKLAFDDALGTLTEASFPEELDVNEKNDIGIERSLDIALNIINKVHPNALEHLKLETLEDDEIDDYSESEDDDEYFQEVEPTRTFHFHYFHNGVRVDQHVSYVNISRRSGKVVSLSLGLPSEETLNGLPKVAELSLEEATSIYKQYLKMELSFVCECGEDEEMIYSLSYLPSFPKTEGHVRSIEAVTGEAMYMDVGDALFQR
- a CDS encoding MFS transporter; amino-acid sequence: MFRWKYPLLLLGGIGVSNIGGWVYLIALNLIVIKETGSALAVSILYILGPLAAICTNAWAGSFIDRMNSRKLMIALDVFRAICIALIPFMPSLVYVYVLAFIINLGSAIFEPTAMVYMTKLIPEKDRQRFNALRGFIDSAGTLLGPMIAGLLFWMGTPYTAIHVNAVALLLSSLVILLLPNVDSLKRNEIEERITWRMIKDDFRVVLRFSRKSTYVVKVYLLFCGTVVFMTAIDSIEAVFAKDVLFMSDTNYGFLLSIFGGGIILGTIINSVFSKQLALNFLMGFGTVFCAIGYLIYYSSINYYSAAIGMFIMGFACIFTNTGFLTFYQNQVPVKMMGRFSSIFDIIESALIIVFIILVGGAAELTAIRPVGLISSGGFLLLGIMLYVVVMKRERRSYFSSESSV